A single Phragmites australis chromosome 4, lpPhrAust1.1, whole genome shotgun sequence DNA region contains:
- the LOC133916514 gene encoding uncharacterized protein LOC133916514, producing the protein MERSSWFRKRKKAQGGGEKVVVDGSEIRELVEDREAFGLLVESKFRQLDADGDGRLSVRELRPAVADIGAALGLPAQGSSPNADHIYSEVMSELTHGTSQGEVSKAEFQEALSDILLGMAAGLKRDPIVILRIDGEDLRDFVGSSRYEPEAAAIFSRVGAQDSSLRQCLLAALQKLTVDYGMPPASDTWVTENIIEPALQQLPADQLEQPASRDGFFQQLKKLLGAIAERLQEQPVIVAHTENTFDGSGVKRLLANKFELDKLLDSVWKDVPAEHKSKASKECIRAALDKMADAASLPPYGAVDEVDAVVNEAIKMANINDGQAVDEAGFKKLLTEILGAVMVQLNGAAIFVSTNTVVNEPLSGSSALWSSPPVTSSLSE; encoded by the exons ATGGAGAGGAGTAGCTGGTTccggaagaggaagaaggcgcAGGGCGGAGGGGAGAAGGTGGTGGTGGACGGGTCGGAGATCCGGGAGCTGGTGGAGGACAGGGAGGCGTTCGGGTTGCTCGTGGAGAGCAAGTTCCGGCAGCTCGACGCCGACGGGGACGGCAGGCTCTCCGTGCGGGAGCTGCGCCCCGCAGTGGCAGACATCGGCGCCGCGCTCGGGCTCCCCGCGCAGGGGTCCTCTCCCAACGCCGACCACATCTACTCGGAG GTCATGAGCGAGTTGACTCATGGGACGTCCCAAGGCGAGGTGAGCAAGGCCGAGTTCCAGGAGGCCCTGTCCGACATACTCCTCGGCATGGCGGCCGGGCTCAAGAGGGACCCGATCGTCATACTGCGCATCGACGGCGAGGACCTGAGGGACTTCGTTGGCAGCAGCAGATACGAACCGGAAGCTGCTGCCATTTTCTCACGGGTAGGTGCTCAAGATTCGTCTCTGCGTCAATGCTTGTTGGCCGCTCTTCAGAAGCTCACTGTCGACTATGGAATGCCACCGGCTTCAGATACCTGG GTTACGGAGAACATCATAGAGCCGGCATTGCAGCAGCTTCCTGCCGATCAGCTTGAGCAACCGGCCTCCCGAGACGGCTTCTTCCAGCAACTCAAGAAGTTGCTGGGCGCCATCGCTGAACGGCTCCAGGAGCAGCCAGTGATCGTTGCACACACCGAGAACACCTTCGATGGTAGTGGCGTCAAGAGGCTGCTGGCCAACAAGTTCGAGCTGGACAAG CTGTTGGATTCTGTTTGGAAAGATGTACCTGCAGAACATAAGAGCAAGGCATCGAAGGAGTGCATCAGAGCCGCACTTGATAAAATGGCCGATGCAGCAAGCCTGCCACCTTACGGTGCTGTTGACGAG GTGGACGCCGTGGTGAACGAGGCGATCAAGATGGCGAATATCAACGATGGACAGGCGGTAGACGAAGCGGGATTCAAGAAGTTGCTAACAGAGATCCTTGGGGCCGTGATGGTGCAACTGAACGGCGCTGCCATCTTCGTCTCGACCAACACCGTGGTGAACGAGCCATTGTCCGGTTCATCCGCCCTGTGGTCCTCGCCGCCGGTGACATCGTCCCTAAGTGAATAA